In Cucurbita pepo subsp. pepo cultivar mu-cu-16 chromosome LG10, ASM280686v2, whole genome shotgun sequence, the DNA window gtgaggacgttaggcctcgaagggggtgaattgtgagatcccacatcaattagaggGATGAACGAGTATCAGCGAGAATGTTAAGCCataaaaggggtggattgtaagatcccgtctcgattgaagagaagaacaaaacatttttttaaaacccaCGAAAAAAACTCACTTATATATAGATCAATATCCGTTAGGTGTGAACTTAGATGAGATGTCTATGTTATTACATCTAATCAAGAACGTGTGTATAGTTTCGGAATGGTGGCTCCTATCCTCTACACGTGGCTGGCGCAGCCATACCCACTCGTCGCCCATCTAGATATTTCTATCAACCTTCcaattatttaactttttttttcttttatttttatttttatataaatataaaaaatataatatggccaataattattttgaaagatttttatttttttattgtattttttagaaaggaaaaaaaaattaaaatcaattttggaCATGATTTGAAAGCACCTCGCCCATATTAATTCTTATCaacattttatttgaaattttgaataattgtaATAACATGGTGACGTGgacatatattaaattttgtaagatGTTGATgtattgaattaattaatattataaatgaaataaaaatgatgatgaaaatcATTAAACTCAAGAATTAAAATGaggttaaataataaaaagaatattcccTACTTTTAtactctcttcttttttttttttttaatttcaaaattttcattttaaattttaaatattttatcgtTTAAAAggtttatattattaaagataatattgtaattttgaaacaaaatataaatatcatattttataggattatttaaaaaaaattatttataaagaaatgaTGTTTTATTCTCCGACCTTGcaaaattctccatttatttatttttgcagatTCCTAAATTTTAAGGAATTGGATTCCAcgaataatttttctatttattattctttaaataaaatagttattttaaagttttgatttttaatattttttttattaaaaagtctTAATAATCATCTCtactaatataatttttaaaaattaaaattttattattacaattattctttaacaattaaaaatatatataatataatctttaatttaaatattagagtgagaatttaaaaattaactaatttaatttaaaaattacatttaaagtctaatatatatatatatatatatttgtttccACAGctattttaaacaattttattaattaaatatgttggttcttttattattatcaaattaaattattaaaataatttaactaattaaaatttacttttatttcatgtatcattcttaaataaattaatttaataaaattatatataaaaaattatttatgaattaaagaattattttatacgaaaactaaatgaaaataaaaaataaaaattaaaaaattaaaaaattaaaaataaaaaaaaacagatcGGANAGGCAATATGATTATTGGGCCATTAGGCCCAATGGGCCTCAATTTCTGCATTTTCATCGTCCCTGAAAGCTCGTCTTCgtttctctttcatttcccGGTTGCGTACAATCGGGAGGAGGAAATGGCGTGCTCCGCCACTCTACCCTGTCTTCCATGCTCGTTTCCGAGACCTTGTACTCGCCAgaatctctctgtttttcatCAAAGATATGATTCTTTCAAGCACCAAAGAGATTTGATTCGGAGACGGCTTGTGGTGCCTGTATTTTGCTTGTCCAATGGAACTAATCAGGATACTGAGCCGGAAGCTGAGTCAACGTCCTCAGCGTCGTCTTCTCCATCAATTTTGAGTAATTTGACGGATAATTTATGTGCTGCTTTGGGCGGGATTGGATTCGTTGAAACTGCGTATTTGAGTTACGTCAAGCTCACTGATTCAGCTGCCTTTTGCCCAATTGGTGGTGGAAGCTGCGACAACGTTCTTAACAGTGATTATGCTGCTGTTTTTGGTATCTTTTCTCAATCTGTTAATCTAATTCATCGTTTTACTTGACTGACAAATCTCCTTTTATGTTGGTCAATGCATCTATTCTCATGTCTccccttccattttttcttggaaATTTTGTGTATCTTGCCTGTTAATAACTATGCTTTTGCAATTACAAGGTGTACCACTGCCATTGATTGGAATGGTGGCGTATGGCTTAGTAGGAGCAATTAGTTTGCAGTTGGCAGCAAAGAAATTGCCTTTTGGTATTGATGAATCTGATGGTCGTTTAGTCATGCTTGGCGCTACTACCTCTATGGCTACTGCCAGTGCATACTTTCTATACATTCTGAACACAAAATTTTCAGGAGTGTCATGCTCATATTGCCTAGTATCCGCTCTGTTGTCATTCAGCTTGTTCTTTGCCGTTCTGAAggtcttttacttttattaatgtTTGCTTTGCATTTTGGGTATCTTTTTTGATGGAAGATTATTGTTGATTCATACATTTCTGAACTTCTCTTGCGGTGATGGCTTAGGATTTTGGATTGCAAGAGTCTATGAGACGATTGGGCTCTCAGATATTTATCGCTAGCGTGGTTTTTATCACCCTTTCTACCTCATATAATGGTTCCCTACCTAGTTCTCAAAGGTGTGTGTTACAAAAGATCCTGAAATAGCTAAAGGGCTATTCTCATTGGTTCATGTGTTCTTTAACAATTGAGCGTTTGACTTTTGATGTCTATACTTATCAATTGCTGCGTGGAAGAGAAAAGTATGCATCCTTGTTTTTGATTCCTTGTCATCATGGACCTTTGAATGCTAATTCTTTTGATCTTGGTTATTTAGGAGCTATCATGATATTTGGCGTTGCTGAAGTTGTAAATCATTTCAATATTGTTTTGGAACATGATATCCATTTTtggttgatatatatatatatatatattcaaatctcAGATGATCTATactcattttcttattattattttgtaatagaTATATGACTTCATTTTGGTTTCCtttcttataatttatgtggagtctttttgtttgttttactTTACAGTGCTGCTGAACTTGACCTTCCATACTTCGAAACCGAGTTAACAAATTCATCGAACGCTCTGTCCATTTCCCTTGCGAGGCATCTGCATTCTATTGGGGCCAAAATGTATGGAGCTTTTTGGTGTTCACATTGTGTAGAACAGAAAGAGGTACTTTCTCCATTTGTAAAATGGTAATGACTTGACTGAGTAATGCGATAAAATAATCTTGTGGCGGTGGCACTTATCTGAGCCTTCACGGCCACACTATCAAACTATAGATAGACTTTTGACATTACATGTGATCATCACTATTGCTTCATTTTTACCGTTGGGCTCATGAATTTGCTTGCAAGTAAGACAATGACTATCAATTATATGCTATCTTGCTGTCGACACAGATGTTTGGACGTGAGGCAGCAAAACTATTAGACTATGTAGAATGTTTCCCCAATGGGTATCATAAAGGCACTAAGATAGAGAAAGCTTGTTCAGAAGTTGGAATTGAAGGCTTCCCGACATGGGTGATTAACGGGCAGGTAAAAAAGCATAAGTTAAGGGGCATTTTGTTTACATTCCTGTGCAATCTTTATAATTAGCAATGTTCCATTGCATGCCTATGGATACTATTCCAGGACACTTAAGAATGCTATGGTCGTGtcactattttt includes these proteins:
- the LOC111803615 gene encoding thiol-disulfide oxidoreductase LTO1, giving the protein MACSATLPCLPCSFPRPCTRQNLSVFHQRYDSFKHQRDLIRRRLVVPVFCLSNGTNQDTEPEAESTSSASSSPSILSNLTDNLCAALGGIGFVETAYLSYVKLTDSAAFCPIGGGSCDNVLNSDYAAVFGVPLPLIGMVAYGLVGAISLQLAAKKLPFGIDESDGRLVMLGATTSMATASAYFLYILNTKFSGVSCSYCLVSALLSFSLFFAVLKDFGLQESMRRLGSQIFIASVVFITLSTSYNGSLPSSQSAAELDLPYFETELTNSSNALSISLARHLHSIGAKMYGAFWCSHCVEQKEMFGREAAKLLDYVECFPNGYHKGTKIEKACSEVGIEGFPTWVINGQVLSGEKDLSELAEISGFKPDGIS